TCCGTGAGGCCTACGCCACAGGGCGTGGCAGCTTCCGGGTGCGGGCACGCTGGGAAGTGGAAGAACTTGGCCGGGGACAATGGGCAATTGTTGTCACCGAGATCCCCTATCAGGTTCAAAAGTCCCGGTTGATCGAGAAGATTGCCGAGCTGCTGATCGCCCGCAAGCTCCCGCTTCTGGACGATGTGCGCGACGAGTCGGCGGAAGACATTCGCGTCGTTCTGGTGCCGCGCTCCAAGAACGTCGATGCCAATATCCTGATGGAATCCTTGTTCAAACTGACGGATCTGGAAAACCGGTTCTCGCTGAACATGAACGTTCTTTCCATGGGCAAGGTGCCGATGGTGATGGGCGTCAAGCAGGTGCTGCGGGAATGGCTGGACCACCGCAAGGTCGTCCTTGTCCGCCGCTCCGAACACCGGCTTGGCCAGATCAATCACCGGCTAGAGGTGTTGGCCGGCTATCTGATCGCCTATCTCAACCTTGATGAAGTCATCCGCATCATCCGCGAGGAAGACGACGCCAAAGCATCTCTGATACGGACCTTCGAGCTGACCGACGTTCAGGCCGAAGCGATCCTCAACATGCGTCTGCGCTCCTTGCGCAAGCTGGAAGAGTTTGAGATCCGGAAGGAACACGACAAGCTGACGGATGAAAAGGATCAGCTGACCAAACTGCTTGGATCCGATGCGCGCCAGTGGACAAAGATCTCCAAGGAAATTGGCGAAATCGCCAAGGTCTATGGCCCGGAGACGGAGATCGGCAAACGCCGCACGGACAAGGCGGAAGCCCCGGAAGCGGATCTGGTCGACATCCAACAGGCGATGATCGAAAAGGAACCGATCACGGTCATCATCTCGGAGAAAGGCTGGATCCGGGCACTCAAGGGCCACCAGGCGGACCTTTCGAGCCTCTCCTTCAAGCAAGGCGACAAGCTTAAGCTCTCCTTCCATGCGGAGACGACCGACAAGATCCTCGTCTTCTCCACCGGCGGCAAGTTCTTCACGCTCGGTGCGGACCGCCTGCCGGGGGGACGTGGCCATGGCGAGCCGATCCGTTTGATGGTGGAAATGGACGAGGCACAGGATGTCGTCAGCGCCTTCGTTCACAAACCCGGACGGAACCTTCTCCTCAGCAACAACGAAGCCCGCGGATTTGTTGTCAGCGAAGATGATGTCGTTGCCAACACCCGGAAGGGCAAACAGGTCTTGAACCTCACAGCACCGGCTGAAGCGGCTTTGTGTGTCGATGCGACCGGCGATCATGTTGCGATCATTGGTGAGAACCGGAAGCTTCTGGTGTTCCCGCTCGCGCAGATCGCCCAGATGGGGCGTGGCCGCGGTGTCCGCCTGCAGCGCTACCGGGATGGCAATGTCTCTGACATCCGCGTGTTCAAAGGCGAAGACGGTCTTACCTGGACCGACAGTTCCGGGCGCAGCTTCACCCGCTCGCTGGAGGAGCTTTCCGAATGGCTCGGCGACCGCGGCCAGGCAGGCCGCCTGCCCCCGACCGGGTTCCCGCGCTCGAACAAGTTTGGGCCGAAGACGCTTTAAGCCAAGCTGGCGGCATTCAACTGCCGCCATTTTCCAGGTGACATGCCAAACGCACGTTTGAAATGACGGGACATATGGCTTTGGTCTGCAAAGCCACCGGCCGTTGCCGCTGCCGCAAGGCATTCGCCATCCGCAAGGCCGCTCTTCACCTGTTCCAAACGGCGCATGACCAGATACCGATGCGGGCTTGTTCCGAAGGCCGCCCGGAACTGGCGGGAGAGCGCAAACCGGTCCAGACCTGAGACAGCCTCCAGATCAGCAGAGGCAATCGGATCTGCCGCATGTTCCTTTATAAACTCGGCACACATTTTCAGAACCGGCCAGTCGAGCGTCTGCCGGACGGGTCGTGCATCATCTGAGAAGCGGTTCAAACAGCTGGCCAAGACTGCCAGAAGATCAGAAACTCTCAAGTCACCCATCTCGCTGTCGAGATCCTGCAAGGCTTCGATCAGGCTCCTCTGAAACACTGGATCCGTCAGAACCGGAGTTGAAACGTGGGGCAACGCCTTTCCCCCAAGCGCCTCCGCAATCATTTCCGGCGGGATATACATCATCCTGTAACGCAAGCCGGTCTCTGTCCCGGCCCCGCCGTCATGAACTTCATCCGGGTGGATGACAATCACCTGACCGGGACAGGACGCCCGCTCCGCACCGCGGTACTTGAACCGCTGCACGCCCTGCAGTGTCACGCCGATGGCATAGGTATCATGCCGATGAGCCGAGAAGCCGTTGCCCTGGAAATTGGCTTCGATCCGCTCAATCCCGGCTTCAGTTGGCGCTACGCGAATGCCGTCCCATCCGATTTTGCACAAACGTTCAAGACCGTTTCCGGCCACCCCGCCTAGGCTGGTTGTCTCTCGCCTTTCCTCAAATCCCATTATGGAATTTTCATTCATGTTCGATACCAAATTCGTCATCGTCGTCCGCGAGGACCTGGCCATGTGGCAGAAGCTGAATGTCACTGCATTCCTGTCCACCGGCGTCGCCGCCGCCAAGCCGGACATCATCGGAATGCCTTACCAAGATGCAGACGGCAATGTCTATCATCCGATGAGCGTCCAGCCTGTGATCGTTTTGACTGCCAATCCAGATGCGCTTAAGAAGATCCACCGGCGCACGCTTGAGCGGCAGGTCAAATCGAGCCTTTATATCGAAGAAATGTTCTCAACGGGCCACGACAGCGCCAACCGCGCGGTCTTTGCAGAGCATACTCCGGATGGCGCAAAGGTCGTCGGCATTGCTTTTCACACGGACAAAAAGACCGCCGACAAGATTTCTAAAGGTGCGAAGATGCACGGATAGGCGTTTCGACACGGGCGTTTCATGGACCTGACCAATTGCCCCTCGACGCAGCCAGCTTTGTTATGCACACTCGCAAAATATCGGGAGGGAATATGGTCGCGGCGTTTACTTTTCATACCAGCGAGCGGATTGTTTTTGAAAATGGCGCAGCGGCGGCGCTTGACCGGCATGCTTTGGATTTTCTGGGTGACCGGCCCTTTCTGGTCACTGATCCGGGGATCGTATCTCTCGGTCTGCAAGAAGAGTGTGAAGCTAGCCTGACCGCCGCCGGACATCAGATTGGCCGCTTTTCTGAAGTCGTTGCAGATCCACCGCAAAAACTGGTCGAAGACGCTGTCGCAGCGGCCAAGGACCACGGCGCGACCTCAATCATCGGGTTTGGCGGTGGGTCCTCTCTGGATGTCGCCAAATTGGTCGCCCTGTTGCTCGGCAGCGGTGAAGATCTGAATGATGCCTGGGGCATCGGCAACGCCAAAGGCCCCCGCCTGCCCCTCATCTTGATCCCGACCACCGCGGGCACCGGATCCGAAGTGACGCCGATCTCGATCATCACGGTCGGCGCCGATGAAAAACGCGGTGTTGTTTCCCCACACCTATTGCCGGATTTGGCCGTTCTCGATCCACTTTTGACCCTTGGTCTGCCGGCCCATGTGACCGCTGCCACCGGCGTTGATGCGATGGTGCATGCGATCGAAGCCTATGCCTCAAAGTCCGCCAACAACAATCCATTGTCCCGCACGCTTGCGGTCGAGGCATTGAAACTGCTCGGTGCCAATATCGAGACTGCCGTGTTTGATCCCACCAATGTGAGCGCCCGTGGCGGCATGTTGCTCGGCTCGAAACTCGCCGGAATGGCGTTTGCCAATTCCCCGGTTGCGGCTGTGCATGCCCTCGCCTACCCGATCGGCGGGACATTCCACGTGCCTCATGGGCTTTCAAACGCCCTGGTCCTGCCGCATGTGCTTGCTTTCAATAATGCGGTTGCCGCACCAATCTACGCGGAGCTCGCACCGGCCCTGTTTCCGGAACTGAGTGATCTTGCCAGCCCCACTGACCGCGCGGACACCTTTGCAAGGCGTCTCGCCGCACTTACGGAAAAACTCGGTCTGCAGACCCGTTTGAGTGAGGTGGGTATCTCTGAAAAGGATCTGCCGAAAATGGCGCGTGATGCCATGAAACAAACCCGTCTTCTGGTGAATAATCCGCGTGAAGTGACCGAGACGGACGCCTTCAACATCTACGCGGCGGCCCTATGACGGCAAACAAATCTGCAGCTCCTGAGCGCAAAAAACCGCTGGAACGGTCAGATTTCCGGAGTTTCCTGGAAATCCCCACCCGGTGGATGGATGTGGACATGTATGGTCATGTCAACAATGTCCAGTACCTGAGCTATTTCGATACCGCCGTGAACAGCTGGTATATCGAAAATGGTCTGCTGGATCCGGTGCGCGGAGAAACCGTGTTTCTTGTTGCTGAGACGGGCTGCAACTATTTCGCGGAGCTGTTGTTTCCGGGCAATGTTTCAGCGGGTCTCAGAATAGAACAAATCGGCAAGAGCTCAGTGGTTTTCCGGGTCGGTCTCTTTTCCGGCGAAGATCTTCAAACCGCAGCGCACGGCCGCTTCGTTCATATCTATGTTGACAGGCAGACCCGGCGCCCGGTTCCAATTTCGGACAAAACCCGCAAGGTTCTGGAAACGCTGGGTTAGCGTTCTAAAGCAAATCGCGTTTAAGCGGATTCAGGTTTTGCTGCAACTCGGCTTTGCCTCGTACGCGAAAGCTGAACTAGCCTGAATTTAATTGAACGCGACACGCTGTAGACCACCAGCAAAGTTGCCATTCGCTGGAGCGGAATTCTCCACATCTCAACAAGCTGCGCACAGGTGATCAACAGCGGCCTACCCACAGCTTATCCACAAGTTTGGAACAGGTTTTGGACAGGCTGTTCCACACATCGCACGGCTTCAAAACAACGCGATTTATGAAGGTTCGGCTTTAGGAAATATTCTTCATCAAGCGCGACTTCTCACGCTGCCAATCGCGTTTCTTTTCCGTCTCGCGCTTGTCATGAAGCTTCTTACCGCGTGCCAGGGCCAATTCCAGTTTCGCCCGCCCCTGTTCATTGAAATAGAGCTTGAGCGGAACAATCGTCTTGCCGTCTTTTTGAACGGCTCCGGCCAGCTTGCCGATTTCGCGCTTGTGCAGAAGCAGCTTCCGCGGACGGCGCGGTTCATGGTTGAACCGGTTCCCCTGCAGATACTCCGGGATATAGACGTTGTAGATCCAGATCTCGCCCTTGTGCTCGGCAGCGTAAGATTCGCCGATATTCGCCTTACCCGTGCGAAGGGATTTGACTTCCGTCCCCTTCAGCTCGATGCCGGCTTCAAGCGTGTCTTCGATCTCGTAGTTGAACCGGGCCTTCCGGTTGTCGGAGATGATGGTCCGGCCCGGATGCCCCCCTTTTTTCGGAGCCATAAGCGTGTTCCCGGAGCGTGCCGCAGCACGCCCTTCTTTGTATTAGTTGATCAAACCTGCATGCGACAACGCGCTGCGGATCTCTGCCTGCGTGCCTTCGGAAATCGGAACGAGCGGCAAACGCAGCTCTTCCTCGATCTTTCCCAAAAGCGACAATGCATATTTGGCCCCTGTTGGGCTCGGTTCAAGGAACAATGCCCGATGAAGCGGTGCGAGGCGGTCCTGATACTCAAGCGCTGTCGTGTAGTCACCGGCCAGCGTCGCAGCCTGAAATTCCGAACACAGCCGCGGTGCGACATTCGCCGTTACCGAAATGCAGCCCACCCCGCCATGTGCATTGAAAGCCAGCGCAGAAATGTCTTCGCCGGAGAGCTGGATGAAATCCGGTCCGCACAACTGGCGCTGCCGCGAAACCTTGGCCAAATCCGCAGTTGCGTCCTTGACACCTTTGATGTTTTCGCAGGTCTCGAAGAGCTCAGCCATGGTCTCCGGTGTCATATCGATAATCGACCGCCCCGGAATATTGTAAATGATGATCGGAATCCCGACCGCGTCATTGATCGCCTTATAGTGTGCCTTCAGGCCAGCCTGGTTCGGTTTGTTATAGTAAGGCGTCACCACCAGAAGCGCATCGGCACCCGCCTTTTCGGCGTGCTGGGCGAAATCAATGGCTTCGATCGTGTTGTTCGAGCCAGCGCCGGCGATGACCGGAACCCGGCCGTTGGCCGCTTCTATGCAGAGCTCGATGACACGCTTGTGCTCATCATGGCCGAGCGTCGGGCTCTCTCCGGTGGTTCCGACCGGAACCAGGCCGCTGGAGCCTTCCTTAATCTGCCAGTCCACGAACTCCTGAAACCGTTTCTCATCAAGCGCACCGTCCTTGAAGGGCGTGATAAGCGCTGGGATGGAGCCTTTAAACATCTCGGTTTCCTTTTGGATCGGCAGTACGTGGCTAAGCTTGGGACGAATGCCCAAAGAGTTCTAACGGAGGCGCAACATACTCACCCCGCCAGCTTCCGGCAATCCTGCAACTGCTGTTTAGAAGGCTCAATTTCGCTTTTCTTTCGGCTGATGCAGCATTGGTTCGCATTTCACCCACTGAGCGGGTGTGCCGTTTAAGCAATCTTCCTATGGCAGCCGGCGCGCGCTCCAGTTATCTTTCAAAAAAACACAACATATCCTAGGGAGAACCGCCATGACGCTTGCACCAGAGGAACCGCCACATGCCGCCCCATCCGGCGCTCCGGTCAGCTTGACCTATCAGAGCCCGGACGGTCTGACGCTGGCGGCAAAAGAATGGCCCGTGCCCCAGTCCGCACAGAAAGACGAAAAAGTCACCGTCCTGTGCCTTCCCGGCCTTTCGAGAAATACACGCGACTTCAATGAGATCGCAGCATTTCTTCAAGGCCAAGGCCACCGTGTCATCGCCCTGGATTATCGCGGACGCGGCGACAGCGACTGGGACCCGGAGTGGCAGAATTATGCGCTCCCTGTTGAGGAAAAAGACATAGATGCAGCGATCGAGGCATTCAAACTCGAGCGTTTTGCAGTTTTGGGCACATCCCGGGGCGGACTGCATGCGCTCGCGATGGCTCACCGGTATCCACCCAACCGGCTGGCCGCCGTAATTTTCAATGACATCGGTCCGCATATCGAGATGCGGGCCATCCATAGGATCGCGGCAACACTTGGCCGCAACATGTCCTACGCGTCCCTCGATGAGGTTGCCGGCTCACTCCGGCATATGCTCGGAATGCAATTCCCCGTGTTTTCGGCGGACGATTGGCTGAAAATGGCGGGCCAGGTTGCTTCTGAGAAGGATGGAAAGGTTGTGCTCGATTATGATCCGGCGCTTGGGCATCAGTTTGCCAGTCTTGATGACGGCGCTCCGGTTCCTGACCTTTGGCCGCTTTACGAGTTCTTGAAAGACAGGCCAGTCATGGTCATTCGCGGCGCAAAATCTGACCTCTTGGGGGAAGACACTGCACAACAGATGCTCGACAGCCACCCCAAAGCCACGCTCCACACGATTGCGGGCCAGGGTCATGCGCCTGTTTTGTGGGACAGCGAGACGCATGAACGTATCGGAGGGTTTTTGAGCAAGGTCTGACAAGTCCCTTATTTGTCTGGCCGTTGCCCCAAACAAAAACAGAAAAGGCCGGGACCCGTTTGTGTCCCGGCTTTTTTCTTTGCCGCAGTTCGTGCTGAACAAAAAGAAAACCCGGCGTTTCCGCCGGGTTTTCCATCAAACCTTAAGATAAGGATTGATTAGAACGTGCGCTGTACACGGAAGGTAACAGTCATGTCCTGGTTGTCTACGCCACCAGCACCGAAGTCTTCGTCTTTGTACTCGAATTCAGTACCGATTACGAGACCGGAGACCGGGGTCCAGCCGAGGGTCGCGTGAGCGGACCAAGCGGACAGGTCGTTGGCTGTGTTCAGAGTGTCGATATCCCAGTACTGACCTTGAACCGCGGTGTAGATGGTCGGGGTCCAGTAGTGAGTGATACCAGCTGCAACGCCCCAACCGGTGGAGTTGGACAGGCCAGTGCCAGCAGCATTGAGGGTCGCGTCGTAGGAACCGTATGCTTCGTGGATGTAGCCGATTGCACCGTCAGCGTAGACAGCGCGCAGGCCGAGGCCAGTGTTGGAGCCGAGCATCGGCAGGTTGAAGCGTGCAGATGCACCGATCGCCCAAGCGGTCTCAGAGTCAACCGGAGCTGTGGAAGCACGGTTAGCTTTAACAACACCCATCAACTGAGCGCCGCCCCAACCCTGAACTACGTTCACGTTGGCAACGAGAGCCGGGTAGCGGAAGCCACCGCGGGAGTAACCGCCGATGTAAGTGCTCGGGGAGCGCTCACCGGTGTTGGACTCGAGAGAGAGGCTTGCAGACAGGCCGTTACCGAAGGTAGCGGTGTAAGCTGCGAGGTTTGCACGGGAGTCAAGACCCTGACCGATGCGGGAACCCCAGGATTCACCAGTCCAGTAGTCGAAGAAAGAACCGGTACGACCGAAGGTGAAGCCGCCGAGCTGAACGAATGCGTCCCACAGCTCAGTGTTGCCGCCAGCGGAACCGAAGTTGGAGTTGTTTGAAGTGAACCAAACGTCGGTGTAAGTGCGCAGCAGGCCGAATTCGGTCTGTGTACGAGCGTCGAGGCGGATGTAACCACGAGCACGGAAACGCAGGCTGTTGTCAGCTTTGGAATCCCAAGAGTTCGGGCCAGAGTTGCCGAAGTCAGAGATGCCGTAGTCGGCACGAACACGACCACCTACACGCAGGCAGGTTTCTGTGCCCGGGATGTAGAAGAAGCGAGCGCCGTAAGCGTCACAGATACGTACGTAGTCAACCGGCTCCGGAGCAACCGGAAGATCAGCTGCCTGAGCAGTTGTGGCTGTAGCAACGGCTGCAGCGCCGAGCATCATGCCCTTAAAGAGTTTCATGTCTGACCTCCAAAAATCAGTCAAATTTGCCAGCATCAAAGTGATGCCATTATCCCCGCGAATAATTTCTGTATTTGCTTCCTGCCGGAGGTTGGACGTCCGCGGTATGCAAATCAGTGCGGCCCGAAGCCGCTCGCAGTTGTGACCATACGCATCCCGATCTGCCGTTCAACTCAGAAATCCGGTTTGGAGCCGCCGGGCAGGGTTTTCAGAAACCGGTGTTGCGTGAATGTCACAAAATCAGCCCCAACGTTTAGGATTTGGTAGGATTTAGAGACGTTTGAGCCTGTTAGTAATGGGTTTCGGGGAGTTCCGACTTCAAAGGCGGGTATGTTGTCTACGCCCTGAATGGCCGGAATCGCGCCAAGGAATCGGTTCGTACGCCAACTCCGTTCGCATAGCTTCCGTAGATCGCAATTCCGGAGGACTGCCGCTGAATGCGGCGCCGGTTTCTAGGGTTTTTCCCGGCTTTGGGTTCCCTCAAGGACGATCGACACCTTGGAAGTCTGCCCTTTCCCATCGAGAATCATGAGATTGGCAAAGCCTGAGCCTGGTGCGTTCCAGAAGAATCGGCGTTCAAACGTGGCTTTCCCCGTCGGTGTTCCGTTTACGAAAAGCCGGAACGGCCGTTGACCGCCATCAAACTTGACGACCATTGGATGTGCGCCTTCAGAGGAGGCCCTGCCAATCTGCAGCTTTGCGCCATCCGGCGGGAAGGTGATTCCCAAACGGCTTGTGGTCCTGGTCATCTTGGGACGGGATTTGACACGGGCATACCTAAGCGGTTCAGGAAGTGGCCGCGTCGCTGCGCGAGCGATGTCATCCGGCGGCTTGGGCAAAGGTTCACGCCCCGCGACCAATGACTGATAGGCTTCATGCAGGATTGGCACCGCCGACGACGCACCGGTTTGGCCCGGGACTGGCGACCCATCGGCCCGGCCTGTCCAGATGCCGACAACATAGCGGCCGTCATACCCAACCGCCCAGGCATCACGATAGCCATAAGAAGTACCGGTTTTGTAGGCAATAGCCCCTTTTGCGGGATTGAGTGGCTGCGGCAAGCCGGACAGACTGTCAGTGACTTGATACGCCGACTTCTCAGTCAGAACAGGCATGGCCCGCCACGCAGGCGCCCGATCGTTATTGCATGGGTTTCGACAGGATCGCAGCTCAACAGGCTCTCCTAGCTGCGCGAGTGCAGCATAGGTCTGCGTGAGGTCGCGGAGCGATAATCCGATTCCCCCAAGACCAATGGCAAGCCCCGGCGCGCTGCCTGGTTCCAGCTGCGGTTGAACGCCCGCACGTCTCAACCGGGCAAGAAGTCTTGTAGGGCCTACTGATTCCAGAAGCTGGACCGCCGGTGTGTTCAAGGAAAGCTGCAGGGCCTCATCCAAAGTAACCGTTCCCTGATAGCCCCGATCAAAATTGGTGGGACGATAACCGGCGATGTTGGTTGGCCTGTCGACAATCAGGCTGTCCGGTTGGCCAATCCCCTCTTCAAAGGCGAGTCCATATATAAAGGGTTTCAGGGCAGACCCAGGTGACCGGGTAGCCCGGGTCATGTCCACATGCCCTTCCCGGCTTTCATCCAGAAGGTCGGGCGCGCCAACGCTTGCCAGGATCTTGCCGGACTTATGATCCGCAACCACCATGGCGATCGAAAGCGGTGCAGGCATGACAGCCACCCTGCGGCGGGCGAGATCTTCCAGGGCTTGTTGTAGATCCCTGTCCAATGTCAGACGCAGAACCGGCTCGGAAGGATATGCGGCCCGTGCCTCCCGGGTCTCATGGGCTGCGAGCAGTGGCATTGGATGTCGCTCGGCCCGAAGTGGCTCGTTGGCTGCTGATCTGGCTTCCTCTTCACCCAGCACACCTTCCCGGACTGCACGCGCCAGAACACGGTTGCGGGCCTTCAATGCATTTTTTGGATGACGATCCGGGCGACGGCTCTCCGGACTTTGCGGCAGAGCTACAAGAAGCGCCGCTTCGGCTGGCGTCAAACGCCGCGGTTCCTTACCGAACCAGGTGAGGCTTGCCGCCCGGACCCCTTCCAGATTGCCGCCAAAGGGCGCGCGCAAGGCATAAAGGTGCAGGATATCGTCCTTGGTTGCCACCTGCTCCAGCTGAACGGCCCTCAGGATCTGCTGATACTTCCGTTTCAGCGACTTTGTGGGCGTCTCGTCCAGAAGCCGGGCGACCTGCATCGTCAGGGTTGAACCGCCCGAAACAAGCTGGCCGTTGGCAATTGCCTGCAAAGCGGCGCGGCCCAGCGCCAAAACGTCAACACCGCCATGCTGGCGGAACCTATTGTCCTCGTAGGCGAGCAACAGTTCGAAATAAAGCGGGTCGATTTCGTCGAGTTTGACCGGCAAGCGCCATTTGGAATCAGAGCTTGTGAAAGCCCGCAGCAAACGATCTTCACGATCGAGAACGACGGTTGACACAGACAGTTCGGAGGCCTTCGGCAAAGCAGGCAGTTGCCGATAGTCCGCAAAAATGGTCCAGGCGGCGGCGCCGATTGCCAGCAAACCACCAGCGCCAGCAATGAGCCCCCATCGTTTCAATGACCGTCTGTTCATCCGTTCACGCACCGCCCAGCTTTTCTATCTGGTCGGTCCAAGCACCACGAACCGGGCAGTTTCCGTGATAGCCCGCCGGTCCGGTCGGTACATGTCTTCTAACGAGGCCGGTGGATGGCTGAACGTCCCCGGTGTCGCCGCCCGTGCCAGATACGCAAAGGTCAGCTCACGGTTGCCCCAGTTGCTCTCATCAACGGAAACCTCAAACCGGTCGGAATAAAACGCGCTGTAATCCGGTTGGTCGATCGTGGAGAGGAACGCCAAACCTCCAAGATCACCGGAACGCACCAGACGCGGATTGTCGATAGAAAGACCTGCGGGCAAACGGTCGACGACCATCAACCGACCAGGCTGATCAGACAACGGCCGTATGGTCAGCACAACGGCGATCCGGGTGTTCACGGGCACCGCGGATGGGTCAATGACATTGCCGTCAAGGTCATACAGTGTTCGCTCGACGGCATAATCCTTGCCGCCTGCCGGTTCCGGGCTGAGCGGCTGACCGGCAATCGACATCAGCACTTCAGTTGGCTTTTCACCGGCATTGCGGACATCGACTTGGCCGGACTTCAGTTCGTCAAAACCAAGTGTCCAGGCAAGCCGGCCAGGTGTCTCCACCCCATCCACCGACAGGCGAGCCTCTTCCGCAGACTCGTTCAGCGCATTCGCTGCGAGCAACAACCATGCCATATCCTGTGTCGACCGGCTCCGGGCGGTGCTGTCCACCGATGTCAGCTCTGAAACCGCGCGGGTGTTCAATTGCTCGCTGACAGATGCAGATACAACATAGTCTGTGACCCCAGCCGCATCGCGAAGCTTTGATCCAAAGTCTTCCCTGTAATTGCTGGACGCTGTCCGATCCAATGCATCAAGAGCGGCCCCAAATCCGGTCGCGGCCCGTTCATCTTCACCGTAGAGCGCAAGACCGGCTGCAAGCTGTGCCTTGGCCAGCGGCGTCGCAAAGTTCTGCAGTTTGGCATCCAGATAGTATCTGAGATCCCCCATGGAGGCCCGGCCATTGCGCGCAAGGACATAAAGCGCATAAGCAATGTCCTCACCGCCGCTTTCAAAGTCCGACGCATAGGCGAGCCGGTTTTCCAGATTGTCGAGCGCGGACGTAAAAGCAAGATCTGGAACCTGGTAGCCCTTTTCCCGCGCCCGGGTCAGGAAGTCGGCAACATAAGCATCGAGCCACGTCCCACCGCTGCCATAGCTGTTCCAGAGCCCGAAGGATCCGCCAGAGGACTGGTTGGCAAGAACGGCGGTAATGGCTTTGATAACCCTTTCACGGATTTCATCGTCTCCACCAAGGCCGGCTGCTTCTGCAACGTCGCTCAAGTACAACAGCGGCAGCGCCCGGCTTGTGGTCTGCTCGGTACAGCCATACGGGTACCGGTCCAGCGCAGCCAGAAGGCCAGCCACATCTATTCGTGCCGCACCGCCCGCTGTCAGCGTAACCTTCACACTGTCTCCGCGCAAATCTTCAAAGCTGGCGGCATCCACCTCAAGCTTGTTTCCCGGCGCCAAATCGAACGCATAACTGCGCAGAACTTCCGGCTGGGTGTCCTTGATATCGAGATTGAGCCGCTTGACGATAGTCTGGGCGTCAGGCCCGGTCAGGGAAGCAACGATTTCGGCGCTTCCCAGTGCGTCGCCGGCCGCCATTGGCAGAA
This window of the Roseibium alexandrii DFL-11 genome carries:
- a CDS encoding iron-containing alcohol dehydrogenase; translated protein: MVAAFTFHTSERIVFENGAAAALDRHALDFLGDRPFLVTDPGIVSLGLQEECEASLTAAGHQIGRFSEVVADPPQKLVEDAVAAAKDHGATSIIGFGGGSSLDVAKLVALLLGSGEDLNDAWGIGNAKGPRLPLILIPTTAGTGSEVTPISIITVGADEKRGVVSPHLLPDLAVLDPLLTLGLPAHVTAATGVDAMVHAIEAYASKSANNNPLSRTLAVEALKLLGANIETAVFDPTNVSARGGMLLGSKLAGMAFANSPVAAVHALAYPIGGTFHVPHGLSNALVLPHVLAFNNAVAAPIYAELAPALFPELSDLASPTDRADTFARRLAALTEKLGLQTRLSEVGISEKDLPKMARDAMKQTRLLVNNPREVTETDAFNIYAAAL
- a CDS encoding AraC family transcriptional regulator codes for the protein MGFEERRETTSLGGVAGNGLERLCKIGWDGIRVAPTEAGIERIEANFQGNGFSAHRHDTYAIGVTLQGVQRFKYRGAERASCPGQVIVIHPDEVHDGGAGTETGLRYRMMYIPPEMIAEALGGKALPHVSTPVLTDPVFQRSLIEALQDLDSEMGDLRVSDLLAVLASCLNRFSDDARPVRQTLDWPVLKMCAEFIKEHAADPIASADLEAVSGLDRFALSRQFRAAFGTSPHRYLVMRRLEQVKSGLADGECLAAAATAGGFADQSHMSRHFKRAFGMSPGKWRQLNAASLA
- a CDS encoding DUF2000 family protein, with product MFDTKFVIVVREDLAMWQKLNVTAFLSTGVAAAKPDIIGMPYQDADGNVYHPMSVQPVIVLTANPDALKKIHRRTLERQVKSSLYIEEMFSTGHDSANRAVFAEHTPDGAKVVGIAFHTDKKTADKISKGAKMHG
- a CDS encoding acyl-CoA thioesterase, producing the protein MTANKSAAPERKKPLERSDFRSFLEIPTRWMDVDMYGHVNNVQYLSYFDTAVNSWYIENGLLDPVRGETVFLVAETGCNYFAELLFPGNVSAGLRIEQIGKSSVVFRVGLFSGEDLQTAAHGRFVHIYVDRQTRRPVPISDKTRKVLETLG
- the parC gene encoding DNA topoisomerase IV subunit A; the encoded protein is MGQEVTPPPSGIEGINLKDALEERYLAYALSTIMHRALPDVRDGLKPVHRRLLYAMRLLKLDPGQGFKKCARVVGDVIGKYHPHGDQAVYDALVRLAQDFAQRYPLIDGQGNFGNVDGDNAAAMRYTEARMTDTAKRLLDGLDEDAVDWRETYDGEDKEPIVLPGGFPNLLGNGSSGIAVGMATSIPPHNAFELCNACQHLIKNPDAEVDELLEHIKGPDFPTGGLLVSDQGSIREAYATGRGSFRVRARWEVEELGRGQWAIVVTEIPYQVQKSRLIEKIAELLIARKLPLLDDVRDESAEDIRVVLVPRSKNVDANILMESLFKLTDLENRFSLNMNVLSMGKVPMVMGVKQVLREWLDHRKVVLVRRSEHRLGQINHRLEVLAGYLIAYLNLDEVIRIIREEDDAKASLIRTFELTDVQAEAILNMRLRSLRKLEEFEIRKEHDKLTDEKDQLTKLLGSDARQWTKISKEIGEIAKVYGPETEIGKRRTDKAEAPEADLVDIQQAMIEKEPITVIISEKGWIRALKGHQADLSSLSFKQGDKLKLSFHAETTDKILVFSTGGKFFTLGADRLPGGRGHGEPIRLMVEMDEAQDVVSAFVHKPGRNLLLSNNEARGFVVSEDDVVANTRKGKQVLNLTAPAEAALCVDATGDHVAIIGENRKLLVFPLAQIAQMGRGRGVRLQRYRDGNVSDIRVFKGEDGLTWTDSSGRSFTRSLEELSEWLGDRGQAGRLPPTGFPRSNKFGPKTL
- a CDS encoding alpha/beta fold hydrolase; this translates as MTLAPEEPPHAAPSGAPVSLTYQSPDGLTLAAKEWPVPQSAQKDEKVTVLCLPGLSRNTRDFNEIAAFLQGQGHRVIALDYRGRGDSDWDPEWQNYALPVEEKDIDAAIEAFKLERFAVLGTSRGGLHALAMAHRYPPNRLAAVIFNDIGPHIEMRAIHRIAATLGRNMSYASLDEVAGSLRHMLGMQFPVFSADDWLKMAGQVASEKDGKVVLDYDPALGHQFASLDDGAPVPDLWPLYEFLKDRPVMVIRGAKSDLLGEDTAQQMLDSHPKATLHTIAGQGHAPVLWDSETHERIGGFLSKV
- the smpB gene encoding SsrA-binding protein SmpB, translating into MAPKKGGHPGRTIISDNRKARFNYEIEDTLEAGIELKGTEVKSLRTGKANIGESYAAEHKGEIWIYNVYIPEYLQGNRFNHEPRRPRKLLLHKREIGKLAGAVQKDGKTIVPLKLYFNEQGRAKLELALARGKKLHDKRETEKKRDWQREKSRLMKNIS
- the dapA gene encoding 4-hydroxy-tetrahydrodipicolinate synthase yields the protein MFKGSIPALITPFKDGALDEKRFQEFVDWQIKEGSSGLVPVGTTGESPTLGHDEHKRVIELCIEAANGRVPVIAGAGSNNTIEAIDFAQHAEKAGADALLVVTPYYNKPNQAGLKAHYKAINDAVGIPIIIYNIPGRSIIDMTPETMAELFETCENIKGVKDATADLAKVSRQRQLCGPDFIQLSGEDISALAFNAHGGVGCISVTANVAPRLCSEFQAATLAGDYTTALEYQDRLAPLHRALFLEPSPTGAKYALSLLGKIEEELRLPLVPISEGTQAEIRSALSHAGLIN